From the genome of Pseudomonas mohnii:
GATTCCCCAGGCCGTGAAACTCGCCGAGGCGCGCCTGGTCGATCGCCAGACCACCAAGACCTACATCGGCGGTCATGGCGAACCGGCCTTCGGCAAGCTCATCAGTGAGCTGGTGCTCGGCGCCGATTCAAAACTGATCAGCGAACATCGCGCCGGCGCCACCCAGACACCGGGCGGTACCGGAGCGTTGCGCCTGAGCGCGGACTTCATCGCCCAGTGCCTGCCGGGCCGGGGCATCTGGTTGAGCAATCCGACCTGGCCGATCCACGAAACCATTTTCGCGGCGGCCAACGTCAAGGTCAGTCATTACCCCTACGTGGGCAGCGACAATCGTCTCGACGTCGATGCCATGCTCGCCGTGCTCAATGAAGTGCCCAAGGGTGACGTGGTGCTGCTGCACGCCTGCTGCCACAACCCGACCGGTTTCGATCTGTCCCACGACGACTGGCGCCGCGTGTTGGAAGTGGTGCGTCGGCGTGAACTGCTGCCGCTGATCGATTTCGCCTACCAGGGCTTCGGCGATGGCCTGGAACAGGACGCGTGGTCGACCCGTTTGTTCGCCGCCGAGTTGCCGGAAGTGCTGATCACCAGCTCCTGCTCGAAGAACTTCGGCCTGTATCGCGACCGCACCGGCGCTTTGATTGTCTGCGCGAAAACCGCCGACAAGCTGGTGGATATCCGCAGCCAACTGGCCAACATCGCCCGCAACCTGTGGTCGACGCCACCGGATCACGGTGCTGCCGTGGTGGCAACCATCCTCGGCGATCCAGAGTTGAAACGCTTGTGGGCCGACGAAGTGGAAACCATGCGCTTGCGTATTGCCCAACTGCGAAGCGGACTGGTGGAAGCCCTTGAACCCCACGGTTTACGCGAGCGTTTTGCGCACATTGGTGTGCAGCGCGGAATGTTTTCCTACACCGGCTTGACCCCTGAACAGGTGAAAAACCTGCGCGACCATCACAGCGTGTACATGGTCAGTTCCGGTCGGGCCAACGTGGCGGGGATTGATGCGACGCGTCTGGATCTGCTGGCACAGGCGATTGCTGACGTCTGCAAGTAAGCCCCAAACACTACCCCCCCCGTAGGAGCGAGCCTGCTCGCGATGGAGTATCAGTTGACACCTCAATGACTGACACACCCTCGCGAGCAGGCTCGCTCCTGCAAGCATGCCTGCGACAAAACAATAGACCTGTCTAGACAATCCCATTCGTCGAAACAAATGGATATAAAAGTCTGTTTGTCATTTCCCCTGCTGTATCCTGCCCAGGCTTTTTTTAAAAGCGCGGATCTACCAGATCTATCAACAGACTTAGCGAGGAGCGCGACTATGCACGAGATTCCTAATCTCCCCTTCCCAAGCCTGCACGAACCTGAGCAGACGACCACGCAACAAGCCGGCGCCCAACAGCCCGAGCCGAAAGAAGCCACTGGCAGCCGCAAGGCTGAAAGCGAAGACTGAAACACCCGCCGTACAGACCGTGTGGAAAGCGCTAACATGCGCTTTCCACACCGCCTGAACCGTGAGTCCCGCACCATGACCGACAACGTCACCCCTCCTTTTGATGAAGCACTGCAGGCCAGCGTTCTGATCGGCACCGCCGAGAAAATGATCGAGATCTGGACTCGTCTGTCTTCTGAAAAACAAGCCGCATTGCTGGCCCGCTTCGGCAGCGAAGAAAATGCGCTGGCCGCCCTGGTCACCACGCAACTGTTGGCGCCCGCCAAGCCCTGATTAATCCCGTTCGGCAATTAGTTTTACTTTTTCTCAACCCACGACCGCCTACGCCGTTATCATAAGCAGCCTATCTATCTGCTATCCCGTGGACCTTTGACCCATGTCTGAAAACCAGCGCCCCCTGGCGGTCACGCTGCAAGTTGTCTCCATCGTCCTGTTTACCTTTATCGGCTACCTGAACATTGGTATTCCCCTGGCCGTATTGCCCGGCTACGTCCACAGCGACCTCGGCTTCGGCGCGGTGATCGCCGGTTTGGTGATCAGCGTGCAATACCTTGCCACCCTGCTCAGCCGTCCGTACGCCGGGAAAATCATCGATAACAAGGGCAGCAAATTGGCCGTGATGTACGGCTTGGCCGGTTGCGGGCTGAGTGGCGTGTTCATGCTGCTTTCAGCCTGGACCCAAAGCCTGCCGATGTTGAGCCTGATCAGCCTGTTGGTCGGTCGCCTGGTGCTCGGCAGCGCGGAGAGCCTGGTGGGCTCCGGTTCGATTGGCTGGGGCATCGGCCGGGTTGGCGCGGCGAACACCGCCAAGGTCATCTCCTGGAACGGCATCGCCAGTTATGGCGCACTGGCCGTCGGCGCGCCGCTGGGGGTGCTGCTGGTCAATCAAATGGGCTTGTGGAGCATGGGCGTGAGTATCGTGTTGCTGGCCGCCCTGGGCCTGTTGCTGGCATGGCCGAAAACCGCTGCGCCGATCGTGACCGGTGAGCGCTTGCCGTTCATGCATGTACTCGGTCGGGTGCTGCCCCACGGCTGCGGACTGGCCTTGGGCTCCATCGGTTTCGGCACCATCGCCACGTTTATCACCCTGTATTACGCCACCCGGCACTGGGACAACGCCGTGCTGTGCCTGAGCCTGTTTGGTGCCAGCTTCATCGGTGCACGACTGTTGTTCGGCAACCTGATCAACCGCCTCGGCGGATTCCGCGTGGCGATTGCCTGCCTGTCGGTGGAGGTCCTGGGGCTGTTGCTGCTGTGGCTGGCACCTGACGCGAACTGGGCGCTCGCGGGCGCTGCGCTCAGTGGCTTTGGCTTCTCACTGGTGTTTCCGGCGCTGGGGGTCGAAGCGGTCAACCTCGTGCCCGCTTCCAGCCGTGGCGCGGCGGTCGGGGCTTATTCGCTGTTCATCGACTTGTCGCTGGGGATCACCGGACCACTGGCCGGCGCGATTGCGGCGGGCTTCGGTTTTGCCTCTATCTTCCTGTTCGCCGCCCTCGCCGCTTTAAGCGGTTTGATGCTCAGCATCTACTTGTACCGGCAGGCGCCGAAACAGCGCGAAACGCGAGAATCCCGCTAAAAGTCGACCTTGCCGCGCCCGGCCTTGATGTTGCCGCGCTTGCTCTTGGATTCGAGCCGACGGGTCTTCGAACCGAGGGTCGGCTTGGTCGGGCGGCGTTTCTTTTCGACCTTGGTGGCGCTGAGGATCAGCTCGGTCAAACGCGCCAGCGCATCGGCCCGGTTCTGTTCCTGGGTGCGGTATTGCTGGGCCTTGATGATCAACACACCTTCGCTGGTGATACGACTGTCGCGCAACGCCAGCAGCCGCTCCTTGTAGAACTCGGGCAAGGACGAGGCCGCAATGTCGAAGCGCAGGTGCACGGCGCTGGAAACCTTGTTGACGTTCTGCCCACCGGCGCCCTGGGCGCGAATGGCGGTCAACTCGATCTCGGCATCCGGTATATGCACGTTGTTGGAAATCACCAGCATGGAAAGGGGTCCGGGGTCGGGAGCGTTCAGGATACCGCGATAGCGTTTTGAATAGGGGACAATCACAGGTGCAGGCGAGATCGAAAAAGCCCTGCCAGACTTTTCCTACAGCGTTGTCGGATTTACAAAAGGGACGTTGCATTGTTTCCAGTGACCACACTAATCCAAGGCTTCATACCAAGCTGACCTTTTAGATAATGAATCTTGGAGTGCTGCCAAGCAGCCCAGGCGCATGTTCCGTCCCCCGGTTGTAACCATAATTAATATTACTTCAGCCCCTCAAGTATCAAATGGCCATGCCGATGCAATGATCAGGCATAGAGCTCGTGGGCGCGTATTGTGGCGACGCGAGAGAGAAAGGCTGCCCTATCCCCTTACATCCCAGGAACGTTAATCCATGACCTCAATCGTCACGTCAATGTCAACGGCTCAGATAGCCGCTCTATCTACGAAACAAATAGCGGCGCTTGCAACTTCTGATATAGCAGCCCTGAGCACTACCCAGGCCGGGGTTCTGTCTACCGCCCAGATCGCAGCACTGTCGACTTCGGACGTTGTCTCGCTGAGCACTGCCGCGATCGCCGCCTTCAATGCTTCCCAGCTAAAGGCACTGGGCGCGGATGATGTCGCGTCGCTCGCCTCTTCTCAGGTTGCAGCCCTCAGCTCCACTCAAGTAACGGCGTTCTCCACCGCCCAGATCGCAGCCATGACCACCTCTCAGGTGGGTGCTCTGGCCGGCAACATGTCAACCGCCCAGATTAACGTGCTGTCGACGACGCAGGTGGCGGGCGTCTCCACCACGACGATGGCCGCCCTGAGCTCCGCTCAACTGGCAGCGATTTCGACCAAGGACATCGCCGCCCTGTCGACGGCCCAACTGGGCGCCGTATCGACAACCAACCTGGCCTCCCTGACGACCGCCCAGATCACGGCGATGAGCACCGCGCAAGTCGGCGCGCTAGCAGCCAGCATGTCGACCACCCAGATCGGCGCACTGACCACAGCGCAGACCGCCGGGCTGTCGACCACTGTCATAGGCTCGCTGGGCACCGCTCAACTCCAGGCAATCTCGACCAAAGACATCGCTGCCCTGTCGACTGCCCAGGCAGCGGGCCTGTCGACCACTGTTCTGGGTAACCTGACAACAGCCCAGCTGAAGGCCATCGAGACCAAAGACATTGCCGCAATGTCGACCACTCAATTGGGCGCCCTGACGACCACTCAGGTCGGCACACTGGCAACCGCCCAGCTCGCCGCATTGAGCAGCACCCAGGTTGGTAGCCTCGGCGCCAAGCTCAGCACCGGCCAGATCAGCGCACTGACCACGACGCAGGTGGCGGGCGTCTCCACCACGACGATGGCCGCCCTGAGCACCGCTCAACTGGCAGCGATTTCGACCAAGGACATCGCCGCCCTGTCGACGGCCCAACTGGGCGCCGTATCGACAACCAACCTGGCCTCCCTGACGACCGCCCAGATCACGGCGATGACCACCGCGCAAGTCGGCGCGCTAGCAGCCAGCATGTCGACCACCCAGATCGGCGCACTGACCACAACGCAGGCCGCCGGGCTGTCGACCACTGTCATAGGCTCGCTGGGCACCGCTCAACTCCAGGCAATCTCGACCAAAGACATCGCTGCCCTGTCGACTGCCCAGGCAGCGGGCCTGTCGACCACTGTTCTGGGTAACCTGACAACAGCCCAGCTGAAGGCCATCGAGACCAAAGACATTGCCGCAATGTCGACCACTCAATTGGGCGCCCTGACGACCACTCAGATCGGCACCCTGGCAACCGCCCAGCTCGCCGCATTGAGCAGCACCCAGGTTGGTAGCCTCGGCGCCAAGCTCAGCACCGGCCAGATCAGCGCACTGACCACGACGCAGGTGGCGGGCGTCTCCACCACGACGATGGCCGCCCTGAGCACCGCTCAACTGGCAGCGATTTCGACCAAGGACATCGCCACCCTGTCGACGGCCCAACTGGGCGCCGTATCGACAACCAACCTGGCCTCCCTGACGACCGCCCAGATCACGGCGATGACCACCGCGCAAGTCGGCGCGCTAGCAGCCAGCATGTCGACCACCCAGATCGGCGCACTGACCACAACGCAGGCCGCCGGGCTGTCGACCACTGTCATAGGCTCGCTGGGCACCGCTCAACTCCAGGCAATCTCGACCAAAGACATCGCCGCCCTGTCGACTGCCCAGGCAGCGGGCCTGTCGACCACTGTTCTGGGTAACCTGACAACAGCCCAGCTGAAGGCCATCGAGACCAAAGACATTGCCGCAATGTCGACCACTCAATTGGGCGCCCTGACGACCACTCAGGTCGGCACCCTGGCAACCGCCCAGCTCGCCGCATTGAGCAGCACCCAGGTTGGTAGCCTCGGCGCCAAGCTCAGCACCGGCCAGATCAGCGCACTGACCACGACGCAGGTGGCGGGTGTCTCCACCACGACGATGGCCGCCCTGAGCACCGCTCAACTGGCAGCGATTTCGACCAAGGACATCGCCGCCCTGTCGACGGCCCAACTGGGCAGCCTGGGCACAGCCTCCGTCGCTGCGCTGTCGACTACCCAGATTTCTGTACTGTCGACCACCCAGGTGGGTACGCTGCAAGCCAACCTCACCACGGGCCAGATCGCGGCACTGTCCACCACCCAGGTCACCGGTCTGAACGCCGCAAGCCTGTCCACGGCACAGCTGCAAGCGATCGAGACCAAGGACATCAGCTCGCTGGTGACCGCTCAGCTGTCGGCATTGACCACAGGTCAAGTCGGCAGCCTGACCACCGGCCAGGTGGCGGCCATGAAGTACTCCCAGATCAACTCTCTGGTTTCGAACTTTACGTCTAACCAGATCGGCGCGCTGACCACCACTCAGACAGCGAACCTCACCACCACCTTGATCAATGGCCTGACCACCACTCAGCTCCAGGCGATCTCAACCAAGGACATCGCCGCACTGACGACTGCACAGGTAGCGGGGATCTCGACCACGGCCCTGACTTCCCTGAGCACCACTCAGATCAAGGCAATGGAAACGGCTGATATTGCAGCACTGACGACCACCCAGGCGGCCGCGATGACGCTCTCCCAGGTCACCAGTCTGACCACCAGCCAGGTAGGCGCCCTGAAGTATGCGCAGGTCAGCGCGCTGGGTACCAACTTGTCGACCGGCCAGATCGGCTTGCTGACAACAACTCAGATCTCGGGCATTGCGACTACCGTACTGGCCGCTCTGAGCACCTCTCAGGTTGCCGCGATCATCACCAAGGACATCGCCGCCCTGACCACCGCCCAGGTGAGTGCACTGACCACGTCGCAGATCGCTGTGCTGTCGACCTCTCAGGTCAACGCACTGAGCAAAACCCAGGTCGGTTCGATGACGTCCGCCCAACTGGGTCAACTCTCTACAACTCAGATTCCGTATCTGAACGTGTAATGACGCGACCTGATCACTCATGAACCATCGCTGGCCCTGGTACGCATTACCCAATGATGTGCGCCAGGGTCAACCGACGGTG
Proteins encoded in this window:
- a CDS encoding amino acid aminotransferase codes for the protein MHFDAIGRVPGDPILGLMEAYAQDPNPRKFDLGVGVYKDAQGLTSIPQAVKLAEARLVDRQTTKTYIGGHGEPAFGKLISELVLGADSKLISEHRAGATQTPGGTGALRLSADFIAQCLPGRGIWLSNPTWPIHETIFAAANVKVSHYPYVGSDNRLDVDAMLAVLNEVPKGDVVLLHACCHNPTGFDLSHDDWRRVLEVVRRRELLPLIDFAYQGFGDGLEQDAWSTRLFAAELPEVLITSSCSKNFGLYRDRTGALIVCAKTADKLVDIRSQLANIARNLWSTPPDHGAAVVATILGDPELKRLWADEVETMRLRIAQLRSGLVEALEPHGLRERFAHIGVQRGMFSYTGLTPEQVKNLRDHHSVYMVSSGRANVAGIDATRLDLLAQAIADVCK
- a CDS encoding MFS transporter; this translates as MSENQRPLAVTLQVVSIVLFTFIGYLNIGIPLAVLPGYVHSDLGFGAVIAGLVISVQYLATLLSRPYAGKIIDNKGSKLAVMYGLAGCGLSGVFMLLSAWTQSLPMLSLISLLVGRLVLGSAESLVGSGSIGWGIGRVGAANTAKVISWNGIASYGALAVGAPLGVLLVNQMGLWSMGVSIVLLAALGLLLAWPKTAAPIVTGERLPFMHVLGRVLPHGCGLALGSIGFGTIATFITLYYATRHWDNAVLCLSLFGASFIGARLLFGNLINRLGGFRVAIACLSVEVLGLLLLWLAPDANWALAGAALSGFGFSLVFPALGVEAVNLVPASSRGAAVGAYSLFIDLSLGITGPLAGAIAAGFGFASIFLFAALAALSGLMLSIYLYRQAPKQRETRESR
- the arfB gene encoding alternative ribosome rescue aminoacyl-tRNA hydrolase ArfB; protein product: MLVISNNVHIPDAEIELTAIRAQGAGGQNVNKVSSAVHLRFDIAASSLPEFYKERLLALRDSRITSEGVLIIKAQQYRTQEQNRADALARLTELILSATKVEKKRRPTKPTLGSKTRRLESKSKRGNIKAGRGKVDF
- a CDS encoding beta strand repeat-containing protein, yielding MSTAQIAALSTKQIAALATSDIAALSTTQAGVLSTAQIAALSTSDVVSLSTAAIAAFNASQLKALGADDVASLASSQVAALSSTQVTAFSTAQIAAMTTSQVGALAGNMSTAQINVLSTTQVAGVSTTTMAALSSAQLAAISTKDIAALSTAQLGAVSTTNLASLTTAQITAMSTAQVGALAASMSTTQIGALTTAQTAGLSTTVIGSLGTAQLQAISTKDIAALSTAQAAGLSTTVLGNLTTAQLKAIETKDIAAMSTTQLGALTTTQVGTLATAQLAALSSTQVGSLGAKLSTGQISALTTTQVAGVSTTTMAALSTAQLAAISTKDIAALSTAQLGAVSTTNLASLTTAQITAMTTAQVGALAASMSTTQIGALTTTQAAGLSTTVIGSLGTAQLQAISTKDIAALSTAQAAGLSTTVLGNLTTAQLKAIETKDIAAMSTTQLGALTTTQIGTLATAQLAALSSTQVGSLGAKLSTGQISALTTTQVAGVSTTTMAALSTAQLAAISTKDIATLSTAQLGAVSTTNLASLTTAQITAMTTAQVGALAASMSTTQIGALTTTQAAGLSTTVIGSLGTAQLQAISTKDIAALSTAQAAGLSTTVLGNLTTAQLKAIETKDIAAMSTTQLGALTTTQVGTLATAQLAALSSTQVGSLGAKLSTGQISALTTTQVAGVSTTTMAALSTAQLAAISTKDIAALSTAQLGSLGTASVAALSTTQISVLSTTQVGTLQANLTTGQIAALSTTQVTGLNAASLSTAQLQAIETKDISSLVTAQLSALTTGQVGSLTTGQVAAMKYSQINSLVSNFTSNQIGALTTTQTANLTTTLINGLTTTQLQAISTKDIAALTTAQVAGISTTALTSLSTTQIKAMETADIAALTTTQAAAMTLSQVTSLTTSQVGALKYAQVSALGTNLSTGQIGLLTTTQISGIATTVLAALSTSQVAAIITKDIAALTTAQVSALTTSQIAVLSTSQVNALSKTQVGSMTSAQLGQLSTTQIPYLNV